A window of the Lactuca sativa cultivar Salinas chromosome 7, Lsat_Salinas_v11, whole genome shotgun sequence genome harbors these coding sequences:
- the LOC111906765 gene encoding bifunctional riboflavin kinase/FMN phosphatase isoform X1: MQIVQKFVNASLKSAGRVLILTTNWMMNSLRKLVSCVILDLDGTLVNTDGIVSEVLKVYLVKYEKKWDGREAHKIIGKTPIEAAAAIVEDYELPLSKEDLLSEISPMFSDQWCKLKALPGAYRLVKHLRGHGVKMALASNSPRASIETKISYHDTWKESFAAIVAGDEVKAGKPSPEIFLEASKRLNVDPSKCLVIEDSLPGVAAAKAANMEVVAVPSLPKQSHLYTDADEVITSLLDLHPEKWGLPPFEDWIDGTLPLEPWYIGGPVIKGYGRGSKVLGIPTANLSVEGYATVLSENPAGVYFGWAKLSNHGFYKMVMSIGWNPYFNNTEKTIEPWLLHKFDKDFYGEELHLLVVGYIRPEANFPSLESLIAKIHEDGKRAENALELPLYAKYKDEMYFKSIAHGQNSHL, translated from the exons ATGCAAATTGTGCAG AAGTTTGTAAATGCAAGTCTAAAATCTGCTGGAAGAGTTCTGATTTTAACAACAAACTGGATGATGAATTCCCTAAGGAAACTGGTTTCATGTGTGATCCTTGACCTGGATGGAACTCTTGTAAATACAG ATGGCATTGTGAgtgaagttttgaaagtttatctGGTTAAGTATGAGAAGAAATGGGATGGAAGAGAGGCTCATAAGATTATAGGGAAAACACCTATAGAAGCTGCAGCTGCTATTGTGGAGGATTATGAGCTTCCTTTATCCAAAGAAGACTTGCTATCAGAAATTTCTCCAATGTTCTCTGATCA ATGGTGCAAACTTAAAGCACTACCAGGTGCATATCGTTTGGTTAAACATTTAAGAGGACATGGAGTGAAAATGGCATTGGCTTCTAACTCTCCACGAGCTAGCATTGAAACAAAGATAAGCTATCATGATA CTTGGAAAGAATCCTTTGCAGCAATTGTTGCTGGTGATGAAGTGAAAGCAGGAAAGCCATCTCCTGAAAT ATTCTTGGAAGCAAGCAAAAGGCTAAACGTTGATCCTTCTAAATGTCTTGTCATTGAAGATTCACT ACCAGGTGTTGCAGCTGCTAAAGCTGCTAATATGGAGGTGGTGGCTGTACCATCACTTCCAAAGCAGTCACATCTTTACACTGATGCTGACGAGGTGATCACTTCACTTCTTGACCTACATCCTGAAAAGTGGGGCCTACCCCCATTTGAAGATT gGATAGATGGTACTTTACCCTTAGAACCTTGGTATATTGGTGGTCCTGTCATCAAGGGGTATGGCCGTGGCTCGAAGGTGCTTGGAATACCAACAG CTAATTTATCAGTAGAAGGGTATGCAACTGTCCTTTCTGAAAATCCTGCGGGTGTATATTTTGGTTGGGCCAAATTATCAAACCATGGTTTTTACAAGATGGTTATGAGCATTGGTTGGAACCCGTATTTTAATAACACCGAGAAGACAATT GAGCCATGGTTGCTTCATAAGTTTGATAAAGATTTCTATGGTGAAGAATTACATCTTCTTGTTGTTGGCTATATCCGGCCCGAG GCAAACTTCCCATCGCTTGAAAGCTTAATTGCAAAGATACATGAAGATGGTAAAAGAGCCGAGAATGCGCTTGAACTTCCTTTATATGCCAAGTACAAAGATGAAATGTATTTCAAAAGCATTGCACatgggcaaaatagtcatttgtGA
- the LOC111906778 gene encoding uncharacterized protein LOC111906778 has protein sequence MGEQEQESVELEAVEVMEEQPTTDDQSDYSSWPPAIRFDIPPHKTYHFSRHFRASSNPNNFLKGVKWSPDGSCFLTSSDDNTLSLFTLPDYDNCIDEKACSSAAIEDSFPASLALTEGEAIYDYCWYPYMSASDPVSCVFATTTRDHPIHLWDTSTGQLRCTYRAYDAMDEITAAFSIGFNPSGTKIFAGYNKSIRIFDIHRPGRDFQQHSTIQGNKEGQAGIISSIAFSPSHTGMLATGSYSQTTAIHREDNMELLYVLHGQEGGVTHVQFSKDGNYLYTGGRKDPYILCWDIRNTVEIVYKLYRSSESTNQRIQFDTEPYGRYLGTGGQDGLVHMYDLQTGQWVSSFQAASDTVSGFSFHPFLPMAATSSGHRRFVGLDESDEELSLTLRDDENCASVWGFSVYSAEDYAANANLGDSNGQLDQENS, from the exons ATGGGGGAGCAGGAACAAGAAAGCGTCGAACTTGAAGCCGTAGAAGTCATGGAAGAACAACCGACGACCGACGATCAATCTGACTATTCCTCTTGGCCGCCGGCGATTCGTTTTGATATTCCTCCTCACAAAACCTACCATTTTTCCAGACATTTCAGAGCCTCGTCTAACCCTAATAACTTCCTCAAGGGCGTTAAATG GTCGCCGGATGGTTCCTGCTTTCTGACGAGTTCTGATGACAATACTCTTAGTTTATTCACATT ACCAGATTATGACAACTGTATAGACGAAAAGGCTTGTTCTTCAGCTGCTATTGAAG ATTCATTTCCTGCAAGCCTTGCTTTGACTGAGGGAGAAGCCATATATGATTACTGTTGGTACCCTTACATGTCTGCTTCAG ATCCAGTCTCTTGTGTGTTTGCAACCACCACTCGGGATCATCCTATTCATCTTTGGGATACTAGCACAGGACAG CTACGTTGCACATATCGAGCATATGATGCCATGGATGAAATAACTGCTGCCTTCTCAATCGGTTTCAACCCCTCAGGAACAAA GATATTTGCTGGCTACAACAAATCCATCAGGATATTTGATATTCATCGCCCTGGTAGAGATTTCCAACAACATTCAACCATCCAAGGAAACAAGGAAGGACAAGCAG GTATCATATCATCAATTGCCTTTTCTCCAAGTCATACAGGGATGCTTGCTACAGGGTCTTATAGTCAAACTACAGCAATACATAGGGAAGATAATATGGAACTCTTATATGTCCTACATGGTCAAGAAGGTGGGGTTACACAT GTTCAATTCTCCAAAGATGGGAACTATCTTTACACCGGGGGACGAAAG GATCCATATATACTTTGTTGGGATATACGCAATACAGTTGAAATTGTATACAA GTTATATAGATCATCAGAGTCCACCAATCAACGGATACAGTTTGACACAGAGCCATACGGTCGATATCTTGGTACTGGTGGACAg GATGGTTTGGTACATATGTATGATCTTCAAACGGGTCAATGGGTATCCAGCTTTCAAGCTGCATCAG ACACTGTTAGTGGTTTTTCTTTCCATCCGTTTTTGCCAATGGCTGCCACGTCATCAGGGCACCGTAGATTTGTAGGCCTTGATGAGTCTGATGAAGAGTTGAGTTTGACTTTACGAG ATGACGAGAATTGTGCTTCAGTTTGGGGTTTCTCAGTTTATTCAGCTGAGGATTATGCTGCAAACGCGAATCTTGGAGACTCAAATGGTCAACTTGATCAAGAAAACTCATAA
- the LOC111906765 gene encoding bifunctional riboflavin kinase/FMN phosphatase isoform X2, with protein MMNSLRKLVSCVILDLDGTLVNTDGIVSEVLKVYLVKYEKKWDGREAHKIIGKTPIEAAAAIVEDYELPLSKEDLLSEISPMFSDQWCKLKALPGAYRLVKHLRGHGVKMALASNSPRASIETKISYHDTWKESFAAIVAGDEVKAGKPSPEIFLEASKRLNVDPSKCLVIEDSLPGVAAAKAANMEVVAVPSLPKQSHLYTDADEVITSLLDLHPEKWGLPPFEDWIDGTLPLEPWYIGGPVIKGYGRGSKVLGIPTANLSVEGYATVLSENPAGVYFGWAKLSNHGFYKMVMSIGWNPYFNNTEKTIEPWLLHKFDKDFYGEELHLLVVGYIRPEANFPSLESLIAKIHEDGKRAENALELPLYAKYKDEMYFKSIAHGQNSHL; from the exons ATGATGAATTCCCTAAGGAAACTGGTTTCATGTGTGATCCTTGACCTGGATGGAACTCTTGTAAATACAG ATGGCATTGTGAgtgaagttttgaaagtttatctGGTTAAGTATGAGAAGAAATGGGATGGAAGAGAGGCTCATAAGATTATAGGGAAAACACCTATAGAAGCTGCAGCTGCTATTGTGGAGGATTATGAGCTTCCTTTATCCAAAGAAGACTTGCTATCAGAAATTTCTCCAATGTTCTCTGATCA ATGGTGCAAACTTAAAGCACTACCAGGTGCATATCGTTTGGTTAAACATTTAAGAGGACATGGAGTGAAAATGGCATTGGCTTCTAACTCTCCACGAGCTAGCATTGAAACAAAGATAAGCTATCATGATA CTTGGAAAGAATCCTTTGCAGCAATTGTTGCTGGTGATGAAGTGAAAGCAGGAAAGCCATCTCCTGAAAT ATTCTTGGAAGCAAGCAAAAGGCTAAACGTTGATCCTTCTAAATGTCTTGTCATTGAAGATTCACT ACCAGGTGTTGCAGCTGCTAAAGCTGCTAATATGGAGGTGGTGGCTGTACCATCACTTCCAAAGCAGTCACATCTTTACACTGATGCTGACGAGGTGATCACTTCACTTCTTGACCTACATCCTGAAAAGTGGGGCCTACCCCCATTTGAAGATT gGATAGATGGTACTTTACCCTTAGAACCTTGGTATATTGGTGGTCCTGTCATCAAGGGGTATGGCCGTGGCTCGAAGGTGCTTGGAATACCAACAG CTAATTTATCAGTAGAAGGGTATGCAACTGTCCTTTCTGAAAATCCTGCGGGTGTATATTTTGGTTGGGCCAAATTATCAAACCATGGTTTTTACAAGATGGTTATGAGCATTGGTTGGAACCCGTATTTTAATAACACCGAGAAGACAATT GAGCCATGGTTGCTTCATAAGTTTGATAAAGATTTCTATGGTGAAGAATTACATCTTCTTGTTGTTGGCTATATCCGGCCCGAG GCAAACTTCCCATCGCTTGAAAGCTTAATTGCAAAGATACATGAAGATGGTAAAAGAGCCGAGAATGCGCTTGAACTTCCTTTATATGCCAAGTACAAAGATGAAATGTATTTCAAAAGCATTGCACatgggcaaaatagtcatttgtGA